From the genome of Ptychodera flava strain L36383 chromosome 3 unlocalized genomic scaffold, AS_Pfla_20210202 Scaffold_27__1_contigs__length_13241970_pilon, whole genome shotgun sequence:
tcttaatgaaacccctgtctTGGGCAGTCATTAATTTTCCTGAAGTATAAATTTGATAATCTATTTAACTTATTATTGTTTTTAGTATTTTGAAATTGAGTACAGGTaacaagtcaagcgaaggacctttcataggtcttttTGTGGGGTTATCTCATTCGAACGAGGATTCAGACCTGCCCAACACTCAGGAGGTAAAGTTTGCGTAGCAGCAGTAGGCCTATACTAGGCCGTTCGATCACTGTCATGAGCTCTCGACACATCCCTACACGTAGCCGTGCGATTTTTCCGGCAAATGTcacgaaaacccgctcgttttgtctattttttcctgtaatttgagtatttcttgccacgtattactagaagaagttAGCAATTGTGATCAACAATGGGCCGTGAGTTAAGTCTGTCgcggggccggtacgttgtgggccGAATTCTTTCATATTCGTGGACGTCAACGCAGTGTCTATGGTCAATACGATGACCGTTCTCCCTTATCGAAGCACGAacagcatctcccgtgtcctgctcctGCTTTCCGATCATGGTGTGTAGTTTATGTGTGAGGCATTCTGCTTGTTGCTGgcctaaatatatataaatacaatgttgataattttattGCTGTTTTATTGCTGTAATGTACATAGCACTGTATACAACcgacgtgaccgcatgcgatcaAAGCCAATTTGTTCACAGTAACTTCATGCAGTAGACTCGGCGACATAATGTGCCCAGTGTattgtctcaatgttcgtagccttacatgagtttataaatataaatacacCACAAAAGTTCGTTTCCGCATGATCTTGAGTCTCACAAAGGAGTTTACAAATGGAGGAATCGCTTCCATCTCCCTCTGATTGAAGTTGAAAAGGCTAATGTTTACAAAAccttatgtttatcaacaaaaaagtcgcgcacgcgcagcgcgacgaacACCGCCCTTTAATATTTACTATCCTTTGCGAAAACCAAAAAAAGTATCAAGTCTGACAACACACCAACTGCATAGCCAGCGCCAACACTTATTTAGAGTTCTGGATTTAACATCGTTGATAGTCTTTTGTGGTTATGATTTGGTACTGTTTTCCGCGTAAACAATGCGGTGGTTTCCTGCTTTCCTGTTGTCAAGGACTAACCTTGATTCTGGTTTTATTGTATTTACAtttctatgacgtcataaagcACAAATATAAAGACTATTTAATCTATGAAAGAGTAGATAGCACCTTTGACCATCACCTTGTGATGCAAGGTCGCCAGACGTAACTTTATAACTTTATGTTCTACAGACAGAGAGATCAATAATAAAATATTGGAATCATGGCAAATCATGGAAAACCATGTCAAAGAGATTCCCTTGCCGATAAGACGTGGCAACCAAATCATCTGAAGCGGGATATTATTTTGGTTTAAATCATCTGAGATATTTAAACCGGAGTACCAGCCCCTACCCCCACCCCTCCGGGGGTGGGTTCCTATAGAAAGGGTGTAAGGGTATGTACCGCCCGAATGAGTCACTTTTTAcgaaaaataaccaaacatGGGTTGATTTTTCATCCGAAAAAAACGCACGGGTCGATAACAAAACAAACGTCCAATGGTTTAGAAAAAGTTTCACATGCAACAGAATAGACATGGTTCAAGCCGCTGAATTaagaaaaatcatttgtaatatattctcttgtttctctcctatttcatataaatatgttttgaatttggcagcccaggccaggttttcctggCGATTGGAcccgttacctttgagtctgcacaGTAGTgagttggggggggggactcccctgtatagcgttcacccaactcacGCGCTTCACataaaaacagaacacaaatcgtcgcgttcaccccactaagacattcacaaatcacagacttcaaCCAAGTCTAGTTCTAGCAacagaataaaggtgaaaattcccaaaatttgtcgAACAAAATCCCTAACAATGAGTCATACTTTTGGAATATACATGCGTAGATGTTTTCAACTTGGATGGCACACCCCGAATGAAAATATCAGGAGTATCCCCTTGGGTACCAGCATCACAGCATTAATTCTCTGCTAAAGATATCACACGGCTTACCTTTGAGGTGATGATTTTGTGACGatctttgttcaaatttcaagaaaatcaaaGTAACCGAAACTGAATGTATGCAAGATCAAGGCAATAATGGACAGCGGTATGTATGATAATAGGATGGTATGCACCTCTCGCCATCATTCGCTAACTGCTACACGCAGCTACCAAGTGCTGTACATTCactgatgatgtcataggtGTCAATAAGCTTGTTTATACTTGCTTGGAATATTTAAAACAGTTACTATAGAGTTTGCCTATTCAGTCGGTCACCAAATAGTGACAACGTTATTACGAAAAGCGAAGAACTGAAAATATATTATTGCGTTGCAGGAAGTGTTACATGTATATCTTTCTAGAAGAAGACACGATTTCGCTCTCTGTCTTCAGAATGATGTGTACACAGTACATGAACATGATTGCTGCTACGTGAAACCGTATCAGAGAAATTCTACAGTGTCTTTGTAGTTCCAGTACACCTAACAGGTGGTACATAAACACCCAATTCTATCATTGTGGTGGGTTAACACAGTCCTAGTCTCTGCCTCCCCCCCTTTGTGTGAAACTGTAGTAAGACTTATAAAGCGTACAATATTTATCAATTAAATTTTTAACTATAATGGCTTCATGTCTTTTGCAAGACTTGCTGTTTGGAAAAGGGCAGTCTCAAATGTAGAAATCCTCATGTAAGTTTGTCTCAGTCCTGCGTGTTAGGTCGCAAACAATGTAACGCTATTCCTGTACACCAGATACTACACGTTCATGGATAACATTAGGACTGAAGATACCACAGAAGTTGTCATGACGATGACAGATGtgatcacatgaccagcacTACCTTGGTACTTATCGGCATTGCAAAGTGTTGAATCGCAACACGATGTTACTGAGCCTatggagaaattttaaaaagagaaaaaacacaGAGAATTTAAAGGCTTACGACATCTAGTATCTTAGTATATTCAAAACGTCCCTAGAGTAGCGAAAGGACTTTAAGGAATTAGCACATACATAATAATTATTGGGTATGAAAAACTGCCAAGGCCACAATATGAACATTCTGAATTAGCTCAGCAACAAAACAGTCTCTCTCGTCTGTCAGCTGTGATACATTACTAATGTTGACAATTGTGATATACAAATAGACATACCTGTACCACCGAAGGTTTCATCATACGCTGTACATACAGGATTACATTCCCtgatgacctcagtgacctgtTCATCCACATAACTCACCTTTGTCTACAGGTATAGaaaaattttaagaaaattaACATGAAAACTCTATTGTACTCTAtagtttgtcaacaatgaatatgctttctataaataaaaaaatactgaaagtacgtaaatacatgcataaacatacatacatacatacatacatacatacatacatacatcgggGTTTTCCTTAAATTTTTGATCAACAGGCGAAAAAGAATATCAACAGGCTAGTGATGCGGTGGCCTATTGTCACTGCGGCATTGGCAGAGGAGTGAGCTCGAagggggagggggtgttccccctctCGAAAAGGGGTTCTTGAGATTATAGGGTTTTTAGAGGCTATTTTGAGCCCTTCTGTACACGTTTTAAAACACTTTTAAGGATTGTCATAAgtaatttgttaaattttagagtaattttgaaCCTTTCGAGAGGGGGCACACCCCTCCTTTCGAGCTCATCCCTCTGCCGATGCCGCAGTGACTACCGCAACAGTTCATGTAGCCTGTCTATATTCTTTTCCGCCTGTTGATCAAAAATTCGATGAAAGCCCtgcatacatccatacatccatacatacacatacatacatacatacatacgcacacaTACACAattgcacacacatacataaattcCGAAAGTCTGTCAACTTACAGAACATTTACTACAGATTGATTGCACAGATTCAACGAAGGTGGCGCTGTTTGGCTCAAGACAGTTGTCATCGTGTGGATATGTACATACATAGCATCGATTGGCTTGTTCAGAATTGTGTAAACCTGAAACACAGAAACGACAGGAAAAGGCCATATATTCAGCTTTGTGAAGGAGAGAAAGGTACAGTAGAAAATTTATGGCATCTATTTGAAAACGTATtaataaaatttgtaaacacCGTCCTGCAAGTACAAGGAGGGACcgtgtgaaaaaaatcacattaaaCTTTTGTCTAGGGGAGTCCATGATGAAAGTAAGATaaaattttattgcattttGAGAAAAAGTAGAATTCTCAAAGACAAAGGTATAGATAGGGCTTTTAAAATTCAGTATGATTAAGTCTTTAAAATTCACCATGATGTGACAATGCAAGTAATCTTGCTTTCCTGTTAATGAAATTCAGAAGCGTTATCGATATGGATTGGTGCAGTCTTTGTCGTTGTCcagaatgtatttttaaatcacACATTAGGCTATTAGAAGATCGTGATGTTCCAATCTTTCGCTTTTGATCTTTGTTAAATACCACACATTATGATTGCAACAAATTTACTATGTCGCAGATACCTACTCAACGCCGAAGCATCTTGATTATTGCAGAGATTTTCATTACAACAGCTTGTCTCCGTGCCTAGTGATGAAAGATACCTCATGTGAAAATCTAACGGTAACTTTGCCTAACTAAACGTCAAAGAATGAAATagaaacaattttaaaatagGCAGATTTACattatgaaacaaaattcatgtcAATATTCTCTAATATGGTTCTCAAATATCGACAATTACATTGATCTTCTTCGGATCTGAAAGTtgtttatttgtaaaatgtcTGGCGATTTACAAACCATGTCATAGCAGAAACGGACAGTCCACCGTCAGTCGGTCAGTCCACTCAACGGACAGTCCACTCAACAAATGAAAGAATCAGGTGATAAATGTATCCCTGTAgactttatgaaaatgtttaccATGAATAGGGTGGTTCCAAAAACAGTATAGTTAAATGTTTGTCGAACAAGTACTGGTGTCATGCAGCAAGAGGTGTATTGTGCTATGCAATAGGATTTGTAGCAAATGTTTCTGATAAAATAGGCCTCCATATGGCGCATATTGATATAGGACCTGCCCTGAAGTCATACTGAATTGCCTGTCAACATTCTAAGTTATTTTTACATCGTCGTATGAAGAAGACAGATCGTTTcacttttgtgacattttgaatgttcaaaaacaaatatacacctgtctgagaatcaaaattttggaactatTGACGACAGCAAATCAAGCGGATTGACAACACGTTTCGTAGTGTTGCTGCCTTTACCGTGCGTTTTGCAAGATATGTCTTGTTGTCAAGAACAACATTTTTGGGAAActcatgaaattttgaataatatctTCAACTTTATCCTCTTCTTCCCCCTTTAATTCAGTTTGGATAACTTTCCAGAAGTCTATATTCCAAGACACTTACCTGATCCCAATACAAAACTCCCCCCTGTCTCTCTGCATGGGTTTCCACAGCCACGACTGACGGCCGTCAGGTGATTCGTCACGTATTCAGCAACAGTCTACGGGGACAATGTCATAAATGTTTGAAGTCTGAAAAATCAGTAGGGTTAAGTATTCTATCGATTAAAAGTATATCTTAGATGAAGTCTGGAGAGTGGCAACCTTAATTAAAGAAGGCATTGATACATGTTACTAATATCTAGCAAATGTAGCCGGGcgttttattttattgaatgaATCAAGATATATGAGTACGCAAatacctttgacctttcaaaatTACATAATATTGCACAGGCGAAGTAggcattatttttgtttacttttcctCATATGACCAAAAGTTAattataaatattcaaattattaatatgaatgtgcTCACCTCACTTTTCAACTGGGTTTTATTTTTGCTACaataaacacattttatttacaaattaaacttacaaaatttggaaatattcCGAAAATCTGTCGGGAACAGGGTGTGTGACTGTGAGTCTCACATTTTGCCTAAACCAATTTATGATTACCATAGACTTTATTGAGATGCTCGAAACACGTTATCTATAGCGCCATCGCTGAGAATACCGTGCTTGTAATAACGTTTACCCAAGCTTGGAGAACTCAGACAAAACTACACAGTGATATGTTTGCGGTTCATATGAACAACAACTGGAAATTAAttctgataaatcaaaattattcGATCAAAGTTCTGAGTTTGTCTGAAAATGGTCCTAAAGAAACAGTAATATTTGACTGTATGAGTTCTTAACTTTTCACCCAAGTAAATGGTACGACCTGTCATTCATATTGGGATGGACTTGTTCAGTTAGGTTAAAGGTCTTGCGATGAGGGCATGCATGCAACTTGCGTTACAAAACATCATTACTTTATACTCGGAAAATACCAATCTGATGTTTATATAGGTATAACCATTGAACACTTCGACCTATCATGATCTACATGTACGAATGTACCATTGTAGATATTTAAGAAGCGGTATTTTGTAAACGACGATAAGATATACGAAGGTATATTAAAATGTTAGATTTTGAAGAAATAATCTTTACACAGAATTCGTGGTTGGTAAGGGTTTACCGTTTGTAATCGGAACTCGCTATCTGGCATGAGAGGTCGGACTAGCTGAAATATTCCTAACTACATTATTTAAAATTGTGTTTTCTGCGCGATGTCGTTTTTGTATCAGTTGTAAGTGTATTATTGTATCTTTCATGcacgatatttattttttttctgatacaATAAGATACCTTGTTAAAGGAATTAACACTGCACGTCCGGCCAGAATAAAACCATAGACGGTAGAAGCGAGATATTTCTCATTAACGTATATGGTACATCAAGGATGGATGCAAACAAGTTTGCCTCCTATTTGCGGATATTTTATGGTAGTCTATCTTGCAACAGCAATATGGATTCAGAGAAAAGATTTTGTAAAGACTGTACGCAACCGCCCACGGTGctatatttttaaacaatatacGTGTGTAAATACATGTGTCTGGGCCCTAGTAGGCTGTGATATCGATATCGCGACCGACGCAACCATCAGAAAAACAAAGTTCAAGAACTCGTACCTTGCATTGCCCAGTACATAATATAACATCGATGTCCTCTTTTAGGTTCGCACAATTCTCGTTCGACGATGACTTCGAGTCACAGCTATAGCAGTCTAGGCTAAATCCTCGTGCTAAAATGCAAAAAGGTACGATCATGTTGTCAACGGACAGTGTGTGGACCAGAAAGCAGCATGAActgatatgataatgaaacagTACGGCTTCTCACACAGCTGTCGTGTTACAGCAGCAACAACCATATTTGTGACAGCCATAATTGTGGTCGTCCCAGATGTTGTTACATCATCGAGCAATAAAACCAATCTTCAGTAAAAAATAGCATTGATGTACCGTGCGGTTCTGCAGTAGTTAGTTATGTGTTTTATGTGATATTATATATAGATAGCACAAACTGTCCTATTTTGAATAAATATCTCATTGCTATTTATAATCCAACACTTACCCTCATTTACTGACGGTACATGGAAAATGTTAAGCACAGTAAAGGCGAGTGTGAACATAGATAGAGCGGTGTTTAGTGTACAACATGTTGCCACATGACATATCTATGCTACACCTAAAACATTACCTCATATCAGCTTTGTGGCTTTCTCCTATTTGTTTTTGAGCATACACACTATCAATGACAAGCTACAAAACTGTACATTTACTTACCACAGATGACTGCAAAGAGCAAGATTGACCATGAAGTCTTCCGCAGCAGGTTCATCGTCCTAATCGCTGTCGTCTGGCGAAGGAAAATAAATACCAGTAACATTTTCAACACTACCAATTAAATGTGTGTCGGGGAAATTTCGCACCGGAGATAGaaagagaaaatgccgagaaaGGAGATAAATAAGGGATTGTAACGTCCAATTAGACTTACTTATTCATGAGGAGACTGCTTTCCGACGGCAATTACACTCAAGATCCATGCGCTCCTGGTAGGAAAACGGCTTGTAGGCTGACTGATTATTCGTCACGGCTAAGTGATGTATTGGCAGATGGGGCAGAACATATAGATAAATTATGTGGTGGCGTTGGCTGACGTCACATTTGTTGACTGTAGTAACGACAACAGATTTTATGGACTatgtacatttgtatattaTATCTTTATTCTGGATTTTATAATATAATAGCTACTAACTTTTATATTATCGATATTACCGTTTTGCCAGCATCGTTCTTAAATAAAAGAACAATACTGACAAAATGGACGAGCGTATCAATTTAAAGGAGGAAGACACACacattattttgtcattttacatatacatgtacatgtaggcctatttACTTACTTAACATACATATATTTCAGTATACATTAGACATAGAAAAAACACAGAGACATGACTTACATACACAATGTAGATACAGACGGACAGTAATTAGATTTTCATACATGCATATTATATACATTGATATAGACATACTGCACGTgcatacagagagagagagagagagagagagagagagagagagagagagagagcaattTTCCGATCTCCTTTCagaatagagaaaaaaatgtgCATTTAATATCCTTCCAATTCGCATGATCTATTATAGATCTACGCGCCATTTGCCAATCGACTATTCAACAGAAGTGCTAACACGGACGATTCAATTATTTATACCTCTATATCATTATAACGATAAAAATGGCAAATCTAAGTGTACGTTGGTAATTAATGATTTCATTCTTGCTTCATGTACCTTTGAACGATTATAGTTTAATGTCTGATGTGATATTTacagtagaatgcacctcggagaCAGACATTTCAATTCTCACATATCCCCAGTATATTTCTGGTCTGCTACATTTTGGGGATCATTTGAAGCTATTTGAGAAAATTATCGTAGTCTTAGTTTCAACATAGAGTTAATACTTGAttggcggccactttgaatcTGTAAAAAAGATAAATTGGGTAATGTTTTCCATTGTTCCAAAATGATGCACGATGACAGTGGTTCTAATCTTTTTTTTGTGAGTGaaagcaccgtccctccacttggtgtgtcagcttcagttactgcaagcattacgatccagactgatACCTGAACttgtaattcccctaactacgagcgacAAGTTTGTGGAGAATCCGGGTAGATGAAGCAGCACGACTTTAGGATTCTGAGATCTGGTGGTAGATCTGGTATAGTAGAGTCAACGGACGACGTGTGTGTGAGGGATGGCAAACCCGGATGAAGGACCACTAAACCAGTAAATGGTGATATGTAGTGGCCCATCAAAGAAAATTTCACGATTTCAAAAGTGGTTGTATGTTGTGTGGCTTTGCCTATATGGACAAGTATAGCAGATGCTGTAATATCCAGATATGCAACTAAACTTTCAATCAGTATGGCCAAACGTATGTGTTAACGTCATGACCACCGCGTCATCAGTCCATGTAGACCACGTTTTGTTGTTGTGCATTAAATGCAGTATGACGAGCTGCCATGCCTGCAGACAGTCTGAGAGTTGTCGGATTTATTGAAGTACCAGACATTACAATGGCGACGAGATCGGGATAGAGAACAACTATAAATGTCCGGTGAGTGATCTGAACCATGATTTCTCAGAACTCCATTGAAGATTTGGCCGCAAATTAGAAAAGGCGATCACCCGAGCAGGACAATCTAAATCACGTGCAAGGGAACTATTTAGACAACGCAATGGTTGAAGCTCCCGCAGCGGTAACCGTAGTTACAGAAACTAGAAACCTAAAATGCCAACCGTTCGTACATACCGATGACCAGATTACTACTGGAAAAGCTTGGGAAGAATGGTTCGAGGGCATTGAGCGTGAATTCCGATATTTTAGGATAACGGAAGCGGTCGATAAGAAAGACGCCATGATAATCTATGGGGGAAAAGAAATAGCGAGACTCGAGAAAAGTTTACCCAACCCTACCACAGAAGGGCTCGATGTCTATGAAAAACTAAAAACGAAACTGAATGAATACTACACCCCAAAGAAAAACAAGCACCACGCgagatatttgtttctcaagatgACCCCAACACCGAATGAAACAACAGTCGCGTACGCAGCCAGACTTAGAGAAAAAGCCAATAAGTGCGAGTTTGGTGCGAATTGTGAAGAGAGAATTTTAGAGCATATCATACAAACTATTGACAACTGTACCCTGATTCAGAAAGCTATAAATAAGAAGTGGTCACTGACACAACTTTTGACTGAGGCAGCCCAAATCGAAGATACATCACTTCAAATGCGTGATATGAAGCCAGTTGGAGAAAGATCTGTCGCAAAAATAAAGCAATATAGGCAACCCAAGAAACAAGGGAAATTTGAGAGGCGAAAACACACACCAGAAGGCAAACCATGTGGCTATTGCGGGCTAACTGGAGTACATAAAGAGGGACAGAACTGCCCTGCTTTCGGCAAACAGTGTAAGAAATGTCAGAAAAAGAACCACTTTGCTGCTGTATGCAGAACACGCTCAGATAGAGGAAATAAAGACACAGATAGTAAATACAGAAAGAACTCAGGTGACACACgcggtacatacaaatacaGAAAACCGCAAAAGCAAATTAAGAAGACCAGCCTGGAGGAGAAAGATAACTCCACAAGCTCAGACGACGACTTCTTTGAACAAACAGTGAAGCACATCAAACGTATCAAAGGTATAACTAAGGCAAACCACTCAGGGAAAACTGTGAGAGTTAGAATAGACGATGTTGACACCCAAGTGGAACCTGACACGGGTGCAGAGGTCAATGTCATGGATGAACATCAGTTCAAGGCTTTACTGCATAGATCTAACCGAAGGCTTAAATTACAGACCAGCCACACAAAACTCAGTACTTTGCAAAGTCAGCTACCAGTCAAAGGGAAA
Proteins encoded in this window:
- the LOC139126363 gene encoding ly6/PLAUR domain-containing protein 3-like, producing the protein MNLLRKTSWSILLFAVICARGFSLDCYSCDSKSSSNENCANLKEDIDVILCTGQCKTVAEYVTNHLTAVSRGCGNPCRETGGSFVLGSGTETSCCNENLCNNQDASALSLHNSEQANRCYVCTYPHDDNCLEPNSATFVESVQSICSKCSTKVSYVDEQVTEVIRECNPVCTAYDETFGGTGSVTSCCDSTLCNADKYQGSAGHVITSVIVMTTSVVSSVLMLSMNV